The following are encoded together in the Bos taurus isolate L1 Dominette 01449 registration number 42190680 breed Hereford chromosome 10, ARS-UCD2.0, whole genome shotgun sequence genome:
- the MLH3 gene encoding DNA mismatch repair protein Mlh3 isoform X1, whose product MIKCLSAEVQARLRSGLAVCSLGQCVEELALNSIDAEAKCVAVRVNMETFQVQVIDNGFGMGSDDVDKVGNRYFTSKCNSIQDLENPRFYGFRGEALASIADMASAVEISSKKNKSMKTFVKLFQNGKALKACEADLTRPSAGTTVTVYNLFYQLPVRRKCMDPRLEFEKVRQRIEALSLMHPTISFSLRNDVSGSMVLQLPKTKDICSRFCQIYGLGKSQKLREINFKYKEFELTGFISSEAHYNKNMQFLFVNKRLVLRTKLHKLIDFLLRKESIICKPKSGSASRQVNSNPRPRSNPELHGIYVINVQCQFCEYDVCLEPAKTLIEFQNWDTLLICIQEGVKTFLKKEKLFVELSSEDIKEFSEDNDFSLFSASLQKQVSSDEKCGQVSFQEACNNILDSYEMFNLQSKAVKRKAPVENISTQNSRDSEAIRKKTNDSFLYTYKSDGPAHCKMAESSLQNEDSACSQSRNLEQETAGASELGENKKHKKSCLEHNSSENPCGTTSEMFGSPFQTLYHFEGSGEDLEIQKVSTTVNSMAANILENNRIQNQPERFKDATEMDCQPLSFETALSGEPSAQREEEKRKKPSTCGRINVFRYGQVKLCSTGFITHVVQNEQTKLTETEHLFKSYAQPGPVSAKETFRNRTHHSVETPNSKDLTSTLSKEFAELPNKSLYSTNRSYELENKHTAACKNFAIFQESGKKSHTGGLLPNTSSFSWGGHVSDGSKKTDKLIGPAEPIPHKKLSLSSQLGSLEKFKRQYGKVKNPLNTEVEENNTLEITTNLSPQVEADIPWKDKNHLDNSDICEITTMKYNDSYGSCQPVNHMFSSEKLPFSKEDDCLEQQMLCLTESTVTLQELPHFNSKFLDVEKSPESLASKLSRLKGSERETQRMDVNHFNELLQLDSSRKDGDLSSGLTLDSCKLFKNEHKNPESDSIPMSDSVTQGNLFSKDSETYSNNNTTEKIPENPLVLPYDHATVISKDSDILIASKQQIGSPDSLSRMLMSRVEDSTADQNGTCFQSEESIARTCSENEESNICSLDWQQHFDVTLGRMVYINKLTGLSTFTAPTEDVQAACTKDLTTMAVDVLLENGSQYRCHPFRSDLVLPFLPRAREERTVMRQNNRATGDDAFGPESLQSLFSEWDNPVFARYPEVAVDVSSGQAESLAVKIHNILYPYRFTKEMIHSMQVLQQVDNKFIACLMSTKTEENGEAGGNLLVLVDQHAAHERIRLEQLIIDSYEKQQPQGFGRKKLLSSIVSPPLEITVTEEQRRLLRCYHKNLEDLGLEIVFPDTSDSLVLIGKVPLCFVEREASELRRGRSTVTKGIVEEFIREQVELLQTTGGIQGTLPLTVQKVLASQACHGAIKFNDGLSFEESCRLIEALSWCQLPFQCAHGRPSMLPLANIDHLEQEKQTKPNLAKLRRMAQAWHLFGKEKDVM is encoded by the exons ATGATCAAATGCTTGTCAGCTGAAGTACAAGCTAGATTGCGTTCTGGTTTGGCTGTATGCTCCTTAGGCCAATGTGTTGAGGAGCTTGCCCTGAACAGTATTGATGCTGAAGCAAAGTGTGTGGCTGTCAGGGTGAACATGGAAACCTTTCAAGTTCAAGTGATAGACAATGGATTTGGGATGGGGAGTGATGATGTAGACAAGGTGGGAAATCGTTATTTCACCAGTAAATGCAACTCCATACAGGACTTGGAGAACCCAAGGTTTTATGGTTTCCGGGGGGAGGCGTTGGCCAGTATAGCTGATATGGCCAGTGCTGTGGAAATTTCATCCAAGAAAAACAAGTCGATGAAAACATTTGTGAAACTGTTTCAGAATGGGAAAGCCCTGAAAGCTTGTGAAGCTGACTTAACTCGACCAAGTGCCGGGACGACAGTCACTGTATATAATCTGTTTTATCAGTTACCTGTTAGGAGGAAATGCATGGATCCTAGACTGGAGTTTGAGAAGGTTAGGCAGAGGATAGAAGCTCTGTCACTCATGCACcctaccatttctttctctttgagaAATGATGTTTCTGGTTCCATGGTTCTTCAACTCCCTAAAACCAAAGACATATGTTCCCGATTTTGTCAAATTTATGGACTGGGTAAGTCCCAAAAgttaagagaaataaattttaaatataaggaGTTTGAGCTTACTGGCTTTATCAGCTCCGAAGCACATTATAATAAGAATATGCAGTTTTTGTTTGTGAACAAGAGGTTAGTTTTAAGGACAAAGTTGCATAAACTCATTGACTTTTTATTAAGGAAAGAAAGTATTATATGCAAACCAAAGAGTGGTTCTGCCAGTAGGCAAGTGAATTCAAATCCTCGGCCTCGGTCTAACCCGGAACTCCATGGTATCTATGTAATCAATGTGCAGTGCCAGTTCTGTGAGTATGACGTATGCCTGGAGCCAGCAAAAACCCTGATTGAGTTTCAGAACTGGGATActcttttgatttgcattcagGAAGGAGTAAAAacgtttttaaagaaagaaaaattatttgtggAATTATCAAGTGAAGACATTAAGGAATTTAGTGAAGATAATGATTTTAGCTTGTTTAGTGCCAGTCTTCAGAAGCAAGTGTCCTCTGATGAGAAGTGTGGGCAGGTCAGTTTCCAAGAAGCATGTAATAATATTTTGGATTCCTACGAGATGTTCAATTTGCAgtcaaaagctgtgaaaagaaaagctcCTGTAGAAAACATAAGCACACAAAATTCTAGGGATTCAGAAGCtatcagaaaaaagacaaatgattCATTTTTGTACACTTACAAATCTGATGGGCCAGCCCATTGTAAAATGGCAGAGTCATCTTTGCAAAATGAAGACAGTGCTTGCTCACAGTCAAGGAACCTAGAACAAGAGACAGCTGGAGCAtcagaattgggagaaaataagaaacataaaaaatCTTGCTTGGAACATAACTCTTCAGAAAATCCATGTGGAACCACTTCAGAAATGTTTGGAAGCCCTTTTCAGACATTATATCACTTTGAGGGGAGTGGAGAAGATCTAGAAATACAGAAAGTAAGTACTACTGTTAATAGCATGGCTGCCAACATCctggaaaataacagaattcaGAATCAACCAGAGAGATTTAAAGATGctactgaaatggattgccaaCCTCTGTCTTTTGAGACAGCATTATCAGGAGAACCTAGTgctcagagagaggaagagaaaagaaaaaaacctagtACTTGTGGAAGAATAAATGTTTTTCGTTATGGACAAGTTAAATTATGTTCCACTGGCTTCATAACTCATGTGGTACAGAATGAGCAAACTAAATTAACTGAAACagaacatttatttaaaagttatgcTCAACCTGGTCCTGTGAGTGCCAAAGAAACATTTAGAAATAGAACACACCATTCAGTTGAGACTCCCAACAGCAAAGATTTAACCAGCACTTTAAGTAAAGAATTTGCTGAACTACCCAACAAAAGTCTGTACAGCACAAATCGAAGTTATGAGCTAGAGAACAAACATACAGCAGCCTGTAaaaattttgctatttttcaGGAAAGTGGTAAAAAATCACACACAGGTGGCTTATTACCTAACACATCCTCTTTTTCTTGGGGTGGACATGTTTCAGATGGTAGTAAGAAAACAGACAAGTTGATTGGTCCTGCCGAACCCATACCTCATAAGAAGCTAAGCTTAAGCTCACAACTAGGATCTTTAGAGAAGTTTAAGAGGCAATATGGGAAGGTTAAAAATCCTCTGAATACTGAAGTGGAGGAAAATAATACTTTAGAAATCACTACCAATCTCAGTCCTCAGGTTGAAGCTGACATTCCatggaaagacaaaaaccacTTAGACAACTCTGACATCTGTGAAATCACTACTATGAAATATAATGATTCCTATGGTAGTTGTCAACCAGTAAATCACATGTTTTCTTCAGAAAAGCTTCCATTCTCCAAGGAAGATGATTGTTTGGAACAACAGATGCTTTGCTTAACAGAAAGCACTGTAACTCTACAGGAGTTACCTCATTTTAACAGTAAATTTTTGGATGTTGAGAAGTCACCTGAATCACTAGCCTCTAAATTATCCAGATTGAAGGGTTCCGAAAGAGAGACTCAAAGGATGGATGTGAATCATTTTAATGAATTGCTACAATTAGATTCCAGTAGGAAAGATGGTGACTTGTCCAGTGGGTTAACCCTAGATTCTtgtaagttatttaaaaatgagcatAAAAACCCAGAAAGTGACAGTATCCCAATGTCAGACTCTGTCACACAAGGTAATCTCTTCAGTAAAGACAGTGAAACATATTCTAACAACAATACCACTGAGAAGATACCAGAAAATCCTTTGGTACTGCCCTATGACCATGCTACAGTTATCAGTAAGGATTCAGATATTCTTATAGCTTCAAAACAACAGATTGGAAGTCCTGACTCTCTGAGTAGAATGTTAATGAGTCGCGTGGAAGATTCCACAGCTGACCAAAATGGAACTTGTTTTCAGAGTGAGGAATCCATAGCAAGAActtgttctgaaaatgaagagtCCAACATATGTTCTTTGGATTGGCAGCAGCATTTTGATGTAACTCTGGGAAGAATGGTTTACATCAACAAACTAACAGGACTTAGCACATTCACTGCTCCTACTGAGGATGTTCAGGCTGCTTGTACTAAAGACCTGACAACTATGGCTGTGGATGTTCTACTGGAGAATG gaTCTCAGTACAGGTGTCATCCCTTTAGAAGCGACCttgttcttcctttccttcctagAGCTCGGGAAGAGAGGACTGTGATGAGACAGAATAACAGAG CTACTGGGGACGATGCCTTTGGTCCTGAATCACTTCAATCTTTGTTCTCAGAATGGGACAATCCAGTATTTGCCCGTTATCCAGAG GTTGCTGTTGACGTAAGCAGCGGCCAAGCTGAGAGCCTAGCAGTTAAAATTCACAACATCTTGTATCCTTATCGTTTCACCAAAGAAATGATTCACTCAATGCAG GTTCTCCAGCAAGTGGATAACAAGTTTATTGCCTGTTTAATGAGCACTAAGACTGAAGAGAATGGTGAGGCAG GTGGAAACCTGCTAGTCTTGGTGGACCAGCACGCTGCCCACGAGCGCATCCGATTGGAGCAGCTGATCATTG ATTCCTATGAAAAGCAACAGCCACAAGGCTTTGGTCGAAAAAAATTACTGTCTTCCATTGTAAGTCCTCCACTAGAGATAACAGTGACAGAAGAACAAAGGAGACTCTTACG GTGTTACCACAAAAATCTGGAAGATCTGGGCCTTGAAATTGTATTTCCAGACACCAGTGATTCACTGGTCCTCATAGGAAAAGTACCACTCTGTTTTGTAGAAAGAGAAGCAAGTGAACTTCGAAGAGGAAGATCTACTGTGACCAAGGGCATTGTGGAG GAGTTTATTCGAGAACAAGTGGAG CTACTCCAGACCACAGGAGGCATCCAAGGGACTTTGCCACTGACTGTCCAGAAGGTGTTGGCATCCCAAGCCTGCCATG GGGCCATTAAGTTTAACGATGGCCTGAGCTTCGAGGAGAGCTGCCGCCTTATTGAAGCGCTGTCCTGGTGCCAGCTGCCGTTCCAGTGTGCTCATGGCAGGCCCTCTATGCTGCCATTAGCTAACATCGACCACTTGGAGCAGGAAAAACAG ACTAAACCCAATCTTGCTAAACTTCGCAGAATGGCTCAAGCCTGGCATCTCTTTGGAAAGGAGAAGGATGTGATGTAG
- the MLH3 gene encoding DNA mismatch repair protein Mlh3 isoform X2: MIKCLSAEVQARLRSGLAVCSLGQCVEELALNSIDAEAKCVAVRVNMETFQVQVIDNGFGMGSDDVDKVGNRYFTSKCNSIQDLENPRFYGFRGEALASIADMASAVEISSKKNKSMKTFVKLFQNGKALKACEADLTRPSAGTTVTVYNLFYQLPVRRKCMDPRLEFEKVRQRIEALSLMHPTISFSLRNDVSGSMVLQLPKTKDICSRFCQIYGLGKSQKLREINFKYKEFELTGFISSEAHYNKNMQFLFVNKRLVLRTKLHKLIDFLLRKESIICKPKSGSASRQVNSNPRPRSNPELHGIYVINVQCQFCEYDVCLEPAKTLIEFQNWDTLLICIQEGVKTFLKKEKLFVELSSEDIKEFSEDNDFSLFSASLQKQVSSDEKCGQVSFQEACNNILDSYEMFNLQSKAVKRKAPVENISTQNSRDSEAIRKKTNDSFLYTYKSDGPAHCKMAESSLQNEDSACSQSRNLEQETAGASELGENKKHKKSCLEHNSSENPCGTTSEMFGSPFQTLYHFEGSGEDLEIQKVSTTVNSMAANILENNRIQNQPERFKDATEMDCQPLSFETALSGEPSAQREEEKRKKPSTCGRINVFRYGQVKLCSTGFITHVVQNEQTKLTETEHLFKSYAQPGPVSAKETFRNRTHHSVETPNSKDLTSTLSKEFAELPNKSLYSTNRSYELENKHTAACKNFAIFQESGKKSHTGGLLPNTSSFSWGGHVSDGSKKTDKLIGPAEPIPHKKLSLSSQLGSLEKFKRQYGKVKNPLNTEVEENNTLEITTNLSPQVEADIPWKDKNHLDNSDICEITTMKYNDSYGSCQPVNHMFSSEKLPFSKEDDCLEQQMLCLTESTVTLQELPHFNSKFLDVEKSPESLASKLSRLKGSERETQRMDVNHFNELLQLDSSRKDGDLSSGLTLDSCKLFKNEHKNPESDSIPMSDSVTQGNLFSKDSETYSNNNTTEKIPENPLVLPYDHATVISKDSDILIASKQQIGSPDSLSRMLMSRVEDSTADQNGTCFQSEESIARTCSENEESNICSLDWQQHFDVTLGRMVYINKLTGLSTFTAPTEDVQAACTKDLTTMAVDVLLENGSQYRCHPFRSDLVLPFLPRAREERTVMRQNNRATGDDAFGPESLQSLFSEWDNPVFARYPEVAVDVSSGQAESLAVKIHNILYPYRFTKEMIHSMQVLQQVDNKFIACLMSTKTEENGEADSYEKQQPQGFGRKKLLSSIVSPPLEITVTEEQRRLLRCYHKNLEDLGLEIVFPDTSDSLVLIGKVPLCFVEREASELRRGRSTVTKGIVEEFIREQVELLQTTGGIQGTLPLTVQKVLASQACHGAIKFNDGLSFEESCRLIEALSWCQLPFQCAHGRPSMLPLANIDHLEQEKQTKPNLAKLRRMAQAWHLFGKEKDVM, from the exons ATGATCAAATGCTTGTCAGCTGAAGTACAAGCTAGATTGCGTTCTGGTTTGGCTGTATGCTCCTTAGGCCAATGTGTTGAGGAGCTTGCCCTGAACAGTATTGATGCTGAAGCAAAGTGTGTGGCTGTCAGGGTGAACATGGAAACCTTTCAAGTTCAAGTGATAGACAATGGATTTGGGATGGGGAGTGATGATGTAGACAAGGTGGGAAATCGTTATTTCACCAGTAAATGCAACTCCATACAGGACTTGGAGAACCCAAGGTTTTATGGTTTCCGGGGGGAGGCGTTGGCCAGTATAGCTGATATGGCCAGTGCTGTGGAAATTTCATCCAAGAAAAACAAGTCGATGAAAACATTTGTGAAACTGTTTCAGAATGGGAAAGCCCTGAAAGCTTGTGAAGCTGACTTAACTCGACCAAGTGCCGGGACGACAGTCACTGTATATAATCTGTTTTATCAGTTACCTGTTAGGAGGAAATGCATGGATCCTAGACTGGAGTTTGAGAAGGTTAGGCAGAGGATAGAAGCTCTGTCACTCATGCACcctaccatttctttctctttgagaAATGATGTTTCTGGTTCCATGGTTCTTCAACTCCCTAAAACCAAAGACATATGTTCCCGATTTTGTCAAATTTATGGACTGGGTAAGTCCCAAAAgttaagagaaataaattttaaatataaggaGTTTGAGCTTACTGGCTTTATCAGCTCCGAAGCACATTATAATAAGAATATGCAGTTTTTGTTTGTGAACAAGAGGTTAGTTTTAAGGACAAAGTTGCATAAACTCATTGACTTTTTATTAAGGAAAGAAAGTATTATATGCAAACCAAAGAGTGGTTCTGCCAGTAGGCAAGTGAATTCAAATCCTCGGCCTCGGTCTAACCCGGAACTCCATGGTATCTATGTAATCAATGTGCAGTGCCAGTTCTGTGAGTATGACGTATGCCTGGAGCCAGCAAAAACCCTGATTGAGTTTCAGAACTGGGATActcttttgatttgcattcagGAAGGAGTAAAAacgtttttaaagaaagaaaaattatttgtggAATTATCAAGTGAAGACATTAAGGAATTTAGTGAAGATAATGATTTTAGCTTGTTTAGTGCCAGTCTTCAGAAGCAAGTGTCCTCTGATGAGAAGTGTGGGCAGGTCAGTTTCCAAGAAGCATGTAATAATATTTTGGATTCCTACGAGATGTTCAATTTGCAgtcaaaagctgtgaaaagaaaagctcCTGTAGAAAACATAAGCACACAAAATTCTAGGGATTCAGAAGCtatcagaaaaaagacaaatgattCATTTTTGTACACTTACAAATCTGATGGGCCAGCCCATTGTAAAATGGCAGAGTCATCTTTGCAAAATGAAGACAGTGCTTGCTCACAGTCAAGGAACCTAGAACAAGAGACAGCTGGAGCAtcagaattgggagaaaataagaaacataaaaaatCTTGCTTGGAACATAACTCTTCAGAAAATCCATGTGGAACCACTTCAGAAATGTTTGGAAGCCCTTTTCAGACATTATATCACTTTGAGGGGAGTGGAGAAGATCTAGAAATACAGAAAGTAAGTACTACTGTTAATAGCATGGCTGCCAACATCctggaaaataacagaattcaGAATCAACCAGAGAGATTTAAAGATGctactgaaatggattgccaaCCTCTGTCTTTTGAGACAGCATTATCAGGAGAACCTAGTgctcagagagaggaagagaaaagaaaaaaacctagtACTTGTGGAAGAATAAATGTTTTTCGTTATGGACAAGTTAAATTATGTTCCACTGGCTTCATAACTCATGTGGTACAGAATGAGCAAACTAAATTAACTGAAACagaacatttatttaaaagttatgcTCAACCTGGTCCTGTGAGTGCCAAAGAAACATTTAGAAATAGAACACACCATTCAGTTGAGACTCCCAACAGCAAAGATTTAACCAGCACTTTAAGTAAAGAATTTGCTGAACTACCCAACAAAAGTCTGTACAGCACAAATCGAAGTTATGAGCTAGAGAACAAACATACAGCAGCCTGTAaaaattttgctatttttcaGGAAAGTGGTAAAAAATCACACACAGGTGGCTTATTACCTAACACATCCTCTTTTTCTTGGGGTGGACATGTTTCAGATGGTAGTAAGAAAACAGACAAGTTGATTGGTCCTGCCGAACCCATACCTCATAAGAAGCTAAGCTTAAGCTCACAACTAGGATCTTTAGAGAAGTTTAAGAGGCAATATGGGAAGGTTAAAAATCCTCTGAATACTGAAGTGGAGGAAAATAATACTTTAGAAATCACTACCAATCTCAGTCCTCAGGTTGAAGCTGACATTCCatggaaagacaaaaaccacTTAGACAACTCTGACATCTGTGAAATCACTACTATGAAATATAATGATTCCTATGGTAGTTGTCAACCAGTAAATCACATGTTTTCTTCAGAAAAGCTTCCATTCTCCAAGGAAGATGATTGTTTGGAACAACAGATGCTTTGCTTAACAGAAAGCACTGTAACTCTACAGGAGTTACCTCATTTTAACAGTAAATTTTTGGATGTTGAGAAGTCACCTGAATCACTAGCCTCTAAATTATCCAGATTGAAGGGTTCCGAAAGAGAGACTCAAAGGATGGATGTGAATCATTTTAATGAATTGCTACAATTAGATTCCAGTAGGAAAGATGGTGACTTGTCCAGTGGGTTAACCCTAGATTCTtgtaagttatttaaaaatgagcatAAAAACCCAGAAAGTGACAGTATCCCAATGTCAGACTCTGTCACACAAGGTAATCTCTTCAGTAAAGACAGTGAAACATATTCTAACAACAATACCACTGAGAAGATACCAGAAAATCCTTTGGTACTGCCCTATGACCATGCTACAGTTATCAGTAAGGATTCAGATATTCTTATAGCTTCAAAACAACAGATTGGAAGTCCTGACTCTCTGAGTAGAATGTTAATGAGTCGCGTGGAAGATTCCACAGCTGACCAAAATGGAACTTGTTTTCAGAGTGAGGAATCCATAGCAAGAActtgttctgaaaatgaagagtCCAACATATGTTCTTTGGATTGGCAGCAGCATTTTGATGTAACTCTGGGAAGAATGGTTTACATCAACAAACTAACAGGACTTAGCACATTCACTGCTCCTACTGAGGATGTTCAGGCTGCTTGTACTAAAGACCTGACAACTATGGCTGTGGATGTTCTACTGGAGAATG gaTCTCAGTACAGGTGTCATCCCTTTAGAAGCGACCttgttcttcctttccttcctagAGCTCGGGAAGAGAGGACTGTGATGAGACAGAATAACAGAG CTACTGGGGACGATGCCTTTGGTCCTGAATCACTTCAATCTTTGTTCTCAGAATGGGACAATCCAGTATTTGCCCGTTATCCAGAG GTTGCTGTTGACGTAAGCAGCGGCCAAGCTGAGAGCCTAGCAGTTAAAATTCACAACATCTTGTATCCTTATCGTTTCACCAAAGAAATGATTCACTCAATGCAG GTTCTCCAGCAAGTGGATAACAAGTTTATTGCCTGTTTAATGAGCACTAAGACTGAAGAGAATGGTGAGGCAG ATTCCTATGAAAAGCAACAGCCACAAGGCTTTGGTCGAAAAAAATTACTGTCTTCCATTGTAAGTCCTCCACTAGAGATAACAGTGACAGAAGAACAAAGGAGACTCTTACG GTGTTACCACAAAAATCTGGAAGATCTGGGCCTTGAAATTGTATTTCCAGACACCAGTGATTCACTGGTCCTCATAGGAAAAGTACCACTCTGTTTTGTAGAAAGAGAAGCAAGTGAACTTCGAAGAGGAAGATCTACTGTGACCAAGGGCATTGTGGAG GAGTTTATTCGAGAACAAGTGGAG CTACTCCAGACCACAGGAGGCATCCAAGGGACTTTGCCACTGACTGTCCAGAAGGTGTTGGCATCCCAAGCCTGCCATG GGGCCATTAAGTTTAACGATGGCCTGAGCTTCGAGGAGAGCTGCCGCCTTATTGAAGCGCTGTCCTGGTGCCAGCTGCCGTTCCAGTGTGCTCATGGCAGGCCCTCTATGCTGCCATTAGCTAACATCGACCACTTGGAGCAGGAAAAACAG ACTAAACCCAATCTTGCTAAACTTCGCAGAATGGCTCAAGCCTGGCATCTCTTTGGAAAGGAGAAGGATGTGATGTAG